The Amycolatopsis sp. 195334CR genome window below encodes:
- a CDS encoding PhoH family protein — MAGTAPGGAARSEVPREDDQQVEAATAQDAKSRFPIPDAAALTLLGSRDENLRVAEELLTADVHVRGNEVTLTGAPADVAFAERVFAELVTLAGRGQQVDPATVRRTVSMLSSGGAESPADVLSMDILSRRGRTIRPKTLNQKRYVDAIDKHTIVFGVGPAGTGKTYLAMAKAVQALQAKQVTRIVLTRPAVEAGERLGYLPGTLNEKIDPYLRPLYDALHDMVDPESIPRLMQAGTIEIAPLAYMRGRTLNDAFIILDEAQNTTPEQMKMFLTRLGFGSKIVVTGDVTQVDLPSGQRSGLRVVREILEGVDDLHFATLTSQDVVRHRLVGDIVDAYEKWQAVQDATETANGWKGQRR, encoded by the coding sequence GTGGCCGGTACCGCACCGGGTGGAGCCGCCCGATCCGAAGTCCCGCGCGAAGACGACCAGCAGGTCGAGGCGGCCACCGCGCAGGACGCGAAGTCCCGATTCCCCATTCCCGACGCCGCCGCGCTGACCCTGCTCGGGTCGCGGGACGAGAACCTGCGGGTCGCCGAGGAACTGCTCACCGCCGACGTGCACGTTCGCGGCAACGAGGTCACCCTCACCGGCGCCCCGGCCGACGTGGCGTTCGCCGAGCGCGTGTTCGCCGAGCTGGTCACCCTGGCCGGCCGCGGCCAGCAGGTCGACCCGGCGACCGTGCGGCGCACGGTGTCCATGCTCTCCTCCGGCGGCGCCGAATCGCCCGCCGACGTGCTCAGCATGGACATCCTGTCCCGCCGGGGCCGCACCATCCGGCCGAAGACGCTGAACCAGAAGCGCTACGTCGACGCCATCGACAAGCACACGATCGTGTTCGGCGTCGGCCCGGCCGGTACCGGCAAGACCTACCTGGCGATGGCGAAGGCCGTGCAGGCGCTGCAGGCCAAGCAGGTCACCCGGATCGTGCTGACCCGCCCGGCGGTCGAGGCCGGTGAGCGGCTGGGTTACCTGCCCGGCACGCTCAACGAGAAGATCGACCCGTACCTGCGCCCGCTCTACGACGCGCTGCACGACATGGTCGACCCCGAGTCGATCCCGCGCCTGATGCAGGCGGGCACGATCGAGATCGCGCCGCTGGCCTACATGCGCGGCCGCACCCTCAACGACGCGTTCATCATCCTGGACGAGGCGCAGAACACCACGCCCGAGCAGATGAAGATGTTCCTCACCCGCCTCGGCTTCGGCTCGAAGATCGTGGTCACCGGGGACGTCACCCAGGTCGACCTGCCCAGCGGGCAGCGCAGCGGCCTGCGCGTGGTGCGCGAGATCCTCGAGGGCGTGGACGACCTGCACTTCGCCACGCTGACCAGCCAGGACGTGGTCCGCCACCGCCTGGTCGGCGACATCGTGGACGCCTACGAGAAGTGGCAGGCCGTGCAGGACGCGACCGAGACCGCCAACGGCTGGAAGGGCCAGCGCCGGTGA
- a CDS encoding hemolysin family protein yields MTSSTSLLIIAVALVLLGGVFAAADAAVSTVSQARAEGMVRLGRAGARQLVAVIAERRRHINLLLLLRLGCELTSTVLVTVVFLRWIEPVSLAVVVAGVVMVVVSYVLIGVGPRTIGRQHPYRVGLVVAGLVRALGTVLGPLSRLLILLGNAITPGKGFREGPFTSEVELRELVDLAQERGVVEDSEREMIHSVFELGDTVAREVMVPRTEIVWIEQGKTVRQALALSLRSGFTRLPVIGESVDDIVGVVNIKDLVRASMADGGAAREVHELMSQASFVPDSKRLDDLLKEMQVSRHHLAIAIDEYGGTAGLLTIEDILEEIVGEITDESDADERPPIEALDESSVRVSARLGVDDLGELFGIELDDHDVETVGGLLAQRLGRVPLPGAEAEIAGLRLHAEGGKDRRGRMRITTVVVRANDDRIAGRRVRVPREERDEQDERDRSVEHA; encoded by the coding sequence ATGACCAGCTCGACCTCCCTGCTGATCATCGCCGTCGCCCTGGTCCTGCTGGGCGGGGTGTTCGCCGCGGCCGACGCGGCGGTCAGCACGGTGTCGCAGGCCAGGGCCGAGGGCATGGTGCGGCTCGGCCGCGCCGGGGCCCGCCAGCTGGTCGCGGTGATCGCCGAGCGGCGGCGCCACATCAACCTGCTGCTCCTGCTCCGGCTGGGCTGCGAGCTGACCTCCACGGTGCTGGTCACCGTGGTCTTCCTGCGCTGGATCGAGCCGGTCTCGCTGGCCGTGGTGGTCGCGGGCGTGGTGATGGTGGTGGTCAGCTACGTGCTGATCGGGGTCGGCCCGCGCACCATCGGCCGCCAGCACCCGTACCGCGTCGGCCTGGTGGTGGCCGGGCTGGTGCGGGCGCTGGGCACCGTGCTCGGCCCGCTGAGCAGGCTGCTGATCCTGCTGGGCAACGCGATCACCCCGGGCAAGGGCTTCCGCGAGGGCCCGTTCACCTCCGAGGTCGAGCTGCGCGAGCTGGTCGACCTCGCCCAGGAACGCGGGGTGGTGGAGGACTCCGAGCGCGAGATGATCCACTCGGTGTTCGAGCTGGGCGACACGGTGGCCCGCGAGGTGATGGTCCCGCGCACCGAGATCGTCTGGATCGAGCAGGGCAAGACGGTGCGCCAGGCGCTGGCGCTGTCCCTGCGCTCCGGGTTCACCCGGCTGCCGGTGATCGGCGAGTCGGTGGACGACATCGTCGGCGTGGTCAACATCAAGGACCTGGTCCGGGCGTCGATGGCCGACGGCGGTGCCGCGCGCGAGGTGCACGAGCTGATGAGCCAGGCCAGCTTCGTGCCGGACTCGAAACGGCTCGACGACCTCCTCAAGGAGATGCAGGTCTCGCGCCACCACCTGGCCATCGCGATCGACGAGTACGGCGGCACGGCCGGCCTGCTCACCATCGAGGACATCCTCGAGGAGATCGTCGGCGAGATCACCGACGAGTCCGACGCCGACGAGCGGCCGCCGATCGAGGCGCTCGACGAGTCCTCGGTCCGGGTCTCGGCCAGGCTCGGCGTGGACGACCTCGGCGAGCTGTTCGGCATCGAACTGGACGACCACGACGTGGAGACCGTCGGCGGGCTGCTGGCACAGCGCCTCGGCCGGGTGCCGCTGCCGGGCGCGGAGGCCGAGATCGCCGGGCTGCGGCTGCACGCCGAGGGCGGCAAGGACCGGCGCGGCCGGATGCGGATCACCACCGTGGTGGTGCGCGCGAACGACGACCGGATCGCCGGGCGGCGGGTGCGGGTGCCGCGCGAGGAACGGGACGAGCAGGACGAACGGGATCGGAGCGTGGAGCATGCCTGA
- the ybeY gene encoding rRNA maturation RNase YbeY has translation MSIEIANESGVGVDEASIVSAARFALDKMEVSPLAELSVLLVTLDVMEDLHERWMDLPGPTDVMAFPMDELDSTRRPDAADASPALLGDIVLCPAFAKDQAHTAGHSLTEELHLLTVHGVLHLLGYDHAEPAEEKEMFGLQKRILNEFRAATAAVRRQDAQRSADDRLLGTAGLDRVAEPPGEAG, from the coding sequence GTGAGCATCGAGATCGCCAACGAGTCCGGGGTCGGCGTGGACGAGGCCTCCATCGTCTCGGCGGCCCGGTTCGCGCTGGACAAGATGGAGGTCAGCCCGCTGGCCGAGCTGTCGGTGCTGCTGGTCACCCTCGACGTGATGGAGGACCTGCACGAGCGGTGGATGGACCTGCCCGGTCCGACCGACGTGATGGCCTTCCCGATGGACGAGCTGGACTCCACCCGCCGTCCCGACGCCGCGGACGCCTCGCCCGCGCTGCTCGGCGACATCGTGCTCTGCCCCGCGTTCGCGAAGGACCAGGCGCACACCGCCGGCCACTCGCTGACCGAGGAACTGCACCTGCTCACCGTGCACGGCGTGCTGCACCTGCTCGGCTACGACCACGCGGAACCGGCCGAGGAGAAGGAGATGTTCGGGCTGCAGAAGCGCATCCTGAACGAGTTCCGCGCGGCCACCGCCGCGGTCCGCAGGCAGGACGCGCAGCGCTCCGCCGACGACCGGCTGCTCGGCACCGCGGGACTGGACCGGGTGGCCGAACCACCCGGCGAAGCCGGCTGA
- a CDS encoding histidine triad nucleotide-binding protein codes for MSDADTLFEKIIAREIPAEIVHETENTLAFRDIQPQARVHVLVVPKKRYRNLAEFAAADAAGLAEVVATAAKVAELEGITDSGYRVVFNTEGDAGQTVFHVHAHVLGGEQLGHFGTPR; via the coding sequence ATGAGTGACGCGGACACGCTGTTCGAGAAGATCATCGCCAGGGAGATCCCGGCCGAGATCGTGCACGAGACCGAGAACACGCTCGCCTTCCGGGACATCCAGCCCCAGGCCAGGGTTCACGTGCTCGTGGTGCCGAAGAAGCGGTACCGCAACCTCGCCGAGTTCGCCGCCGCCGATGCCGCCGGGCTGGCCGAGGTGGTCGCCACCGCGGCCAAGGTGGCCGAGCTCGAGGGCATCACCGACAGCGGCTACCGCGTCGTGTTCAACACCGAGGGTGACGCCGGGCAGACCGTCTTCCACGTCCACGCCCACGTGCTCGGCGGCGAACAGCTCGGCCACTTCGGCACGCCGCGCTAG
- a CDS encoding 16S rRNA (uracil(1498)-N(3))-methyltransferase, with protein MDPVFLVEALPAGDRAVLDGEEARHAATVRRLRVGERLVLTDGRGGAARCVTESVQGGRDALLSLRVEESWFEPEPGLRVVVAQALAKGDRGELAVELATEAGVDEIVPWRAARSVAKWEDGPRGDKALARWRSTARAAAKQARRTWLPPVTEPMSTKQLAALAGEVDLALVLEAEAGVRLPDVALPAAGRLLLVIGPEGGIGADELAALSDAGARPVRLGQTVLRTSTAAAVALGALGALTPRWP; from the coding sequence GTGGATCCGGTTTTCCTGGTCGAGGCGCTGCCCGCCGGTGATCGCGCGGTGCTCGACGGGGAAGAGGCACGGCACGCCGCGACCGTGCGCCGCCTCCGCGTCGGTGAGCGCCTGGTGCTCACCGACGGCCGCGGCGGCGCCGCGCGGTGCGTGACCGAGTCGGTGCAGGGGGGTCGCGACGCGCTGTTGTCGTTGCGCGTCGAGGAATCCTGGTTCGAGCCGGAGCCCGGGTTGCGCGTGGTCGTCGCGCAGGCACTGGCCAAGGGCGATCGCGGGGAACTGGCGGTGGAACTGGCCACCGAAGCCGGGGTCGACGAGATCGTGCCGTGGCGCGCCGCCCGCAGCGTGGCGAAGTGGGAAGACGGCCCGCGCGGTGACAAGGCACTGGCGCGCTGGCGGTCCACGGCCCGCGCGGCCGCGAAACAGGCCCGGCGCACGTGGCTGCCGCCGGTGACCGAGCCGATGTCCACGAAACAGCTCGCCGCACTGGCCGGCGAAGTCGATCTCGCCCTGGTGCTGGAAGCGGAAGCGGGCGTCCGGCTGCCGGACGTGGCCCTTCCGGCAGCCGGAAGACTCCTGCTGGTGATTGGACCGGAGGGCGGAATCGGCGCCGACGAGCTGGCCGCCCTCTCGGACGCGGGTGCACGTCCGGTCAGACTAGGCCAGACCGTACTGCGGACCTCCACCGCGGCGGCGGTGGCACTAGGCGCACTTGGAGCGCTCACGCCACGCTGGCCCTGA